The following are encoded in a window of Arthrobacter sp. NicSoilB4 genomic DNA:
- a CDS encoding quinone oxidoreductase, giving the protein MMHAIVAREAGGPDVLTLTKVERPVPGPGQLLVKVAAVGVNFIDTYKRSGSYKVPYPFTPGSEASGTVEELGDGVTGFSAGDRVATAEGINCYAGYALIDEDKALPVPHGVDDFTAAALPLQGITAHYLINSSFKVEPGHTVLLHAGAGGVGLLLIQLLKARGARVITTVSTDDKEQLAREAGADHVLRYDGFAARVRELTDGTGADVVYDGVGKDTFDGSLEALRIRGTLVLFGAASGPVPPFDPQRLNSGGSLYLTRPTIGHFLRNAQERRWRSDELFAAVADGSLKVRVGARYDLAEAAQAHDDLEQRRTTGKVILVP; this is encoded by the coding sequence ATGATGCATGCAATCGTCGCCCGCGAGGCCGGGGGCCCCGACGTCCTCACCCTGACCAAGGTGGAGCGCCCGGTTCCGGGGCCCGGCCAGCTCCTGGTCAAGGTCGCCGCCGTCGGCGTGAACTTCATCGACACCTACAAGCGCAGCGGAAGCTACAAAGTTCCGTACCCGTTCACCCCCGGGTCCGAGGCCTCGGGCACGGTGGAGGAACTCGGCGACGGCGTCACCGGCTTCTCCGCCGGTGACCGCGTAGCCACGGCGGAGGGCATCAACTGCTACGCCGGCTACGCCCTCATCGATGAGGACAAAGCGCTGCCCGTCCCCCACGGCGTGGACGACTTTACGGCCGCTGCCTTGCCGCTGCAGGGCATCACCGCGCATTACCTGATCAATTCCTCCTTCAAGGTCGAGCCGGGCCACACCGTCCTGCTGCACGCCGGAGCCGGCGGCGTCGGCCTGCTGCTGATCCAGCTGCTCAAGGCGCGGGGCGCGCGCGTCATCACCACCGTCTCCACCGATGACAAGGAGCAACTGGCCCGCGAAGCCGGCGCCGACCACGTGCTCCGCTATGACGGCTTCGCCGCCAGGGTCCGCGAACTGACTGACGGCACCGGCGCGGATGTCGTGTACGACGGCGTCGGCAAGGACACCTTCGACGGGTCCCTCGAGGCCCTGCGCATCCGCGGCACGCTGGTGCTGTTCGGTGCCGCTTCCGGTCCCGTTCCGCCCTTCGACCCGCAACGGCTCAACTCCGGAGGCTCCCTGTACCTCACCCGGCCGACGATCGGGCATTTCCTGCGCAACGCGCAGGAACGCCGCTGGCGCTCTGACGAGCTCTTCGCAGCTGTGGCCGACGGAAGCCTCAAAGTGCGGGTAGGCGCCCGCTACGATCTGGCGGAGGCCGCCCAGGCCCACGATGACCTCGAGCAGCGGCGCACTACCGGCAAGGTCATCCTGGTTCCCTAA
- a CDS encoding acyl-CoA desaturase, which translates to MTLTTATPERPKSRIRQPNAVVLSYSELLKTVKAAGLLERRVGFYVTVFSVLVLLMTATWFGFALIGDSWFQLLIAAALGILCTQLSFLAHEAGHRQIFASRRANDWAARLLATSVAGISYSWWEQKHGAHHNHPNVISKDPDIATGAIAFFPEAAATRQGRFSFLTRKQGWLFFPLLFLVGLGLQIDSIKFIFQRAKVTHRWVEIPILIARLSLLPVLAFTFLPWGMALAFIAVQLAVFGFYMGASFAPNHKGMPVLPADSRVDFFSRQVLTSRNISGGRFMDILLGGLNRQAEHHLFPDMARPQLDKAAVIVREFCAKHQVPYTETTLLQSYGIIVRYLNDVGLSAGRHFECPMATVTRRY; encoded by the coding sequence ATGACCCTCACCACCGCCACTCCGGAGCGACCAAAATCGCGGATCCGGCAGCCGAACGCCGTTGTCCTGAGCTACTCGGAACTCCTCAAGACCGTCAAGGCCGCAGGCCTGCTTGAACGCCGCGTCGGCTTCTACGTCACAGTGTTTTCGGTCCTGGTGCTCCTCATGACCGCCACCTGGTTCGGCTTCGCGCTGATCGGTGACAGCTGGTTCCAGCTCCTCATCGCCGCCGCCCTAGGCATCCTCTGCACCCAGCTCAGCTTTCTGGCCCACGAGGCCGGGCACCGGCAGATCTTCGCCTCCCGCCGCGCCAATGACTGGGCCGCACGGCTGCTGGCCACCTCGGTTGCCGGGATCAGCTACTCCTGGTGGGAGCAGAAGCACGGCGCGCACCACAACCACCCCAACGTCATTTCCAAGGACCCGGACATCGCCACGGGTGCCATCGCGTTCTTCCCGGAAGCCGCGGCGACCCGGCAGGGCCGGTTCTCCTTCCTCACCCGCAAACAGGGCTGGCTCTTCTTCCCGCTGTTGTTCCTCGTTGGCCTGGGCCTGCAGATCGATTCGATCAAGTTCATCTTCCAGCGCGCCAAGGTCACGCACCGCTGGGTCGAAATCCCGATCCTCATTGCCCGCCTCAGCCTGCTGCCCGTGCTCGCTTTCACCTTCCTGCCGTGGGGCATGGCACTCGCGTTCATCGCGGTCCAGCTCGCCGTCTTCGGTTTCTACATGGGCGCGTCTTTCGCGCCGAACCACAAGGGCATGCCGGTCCTGCCGGCCGACAGCCGCGTGGACTTCTTCAGCCGCCAGGTCCTGACGTCCCGGAACATCTCCGGCGGCCGCTTCATGGACATCCTGCTCGGCGGCCTCAACCGCCAGGCTGAGCACCACCTCTTCCCGGACATGGCCCGCCCGCAGCTCGACAAGGCCGCCGTGATCGTCCGTGAGTTCTGCGCGAAGCACCAGGTCCCCTACACCGAGACCACGCTGCTGCAGTCCTACGGCATCATCGTCCGCTACCTCAACGACGTCGGGCTCTCCGCGGGACGCCACTTTGAGTGCCCGATGGCCACTGTCACCCGCCGCTACTAG
- the argC gene encoding N-acetyl-gamma-glutamyl-phosphate reductase, which yields MTISVAVSGASGYAGGEVLRLLAGHPDVTIGAITAHSNAGSRLGELQPHLHGLANRILEDTTVENLSGHDVVFLALPHGASADIAAQLPAGTVVIDAGADHRLQDAAAWEKFYGSPHAGTWPYGLPELPGQREALRGAKRIAVPGCYPTSALLALTPGFSNHLLQADDVVIVSASGTSGAGKAAKVNLIGAEVMGSMSPYGVGGGHRHTPEIEQGLSKALNAPVTVSFTPTLAPMSRGILTTATARVRPGVTAEELRRAWTEAYDDEPFVHLLPEGRWPSTKSVQGSNHAVMQLALDSHTGRVIVTCAIDNLTKGTAGGAVQSMNIALGLAETAGLDLQGVAP from the coding sequence ATGACTATTTCTGTTGCCGTCTCCGGCGCAAGCGGTTATGCCGGCGGGGAGGTGCTGCGGCTCCTCGCCGGCCATCCCGATGTCACCATCGGAGCCATCACGGCGCACAGCAACGCCGGTTCCAGACTAGGGGAATTGCAGCCCCATCTCCACGGTCTGGCCAACCGCATCCTCGAAGACACCACGGTGGAGAACCTGTCCGGCCACGACGTTGTGTTCCTGGCCCTCCCGCACGGTGCTTCCGCCGACATCGCAGCCCAGCTGCCGGCCGGCACCGTGGTGATCGACGCCGGCGCCGACCACCGGCTGCAGGACGCGGCCGCCTGGGAGAAGTTCTACGGCTCGCCGCACGCCGGGACCTGGCCCTACGGCCTGCCCGAGCTTCCCGGCCAGCGGGAGGCCCTGCGCGGCGCCAAGCGGATCGCCGTCCCGGGCTGCTACCCGACGTCTGCCCTGCTGGCCCTCACCCCGGGCTTCAGTAACCACCTGCTGCAGGCGGACGACGTCGTCATCGTCTCCGCGTCCGGCACCTCCGGGGCCGGCAAGGCCGCCAAGGTCAACCTGATCGGCGCCGAGGTCATGGGCTCCATGAGCCCCTACGGCGTGGGCGGCGGGCACCGGCACACGCCGGAAATCGAACAGGGACTGTCGAAGGCCCTGAACGCTCCGGTCACCGTCTCCTTCACCCCCACCCTGGCCCCGATGAGCCGGGGCATCCTCACCACCGCTACGGCGAGGGTGCGGCCCGGGGTGACCGCGGAGGAACTGCGCCGCGCCTGGACCGAGGCCTACGACGACGAGCCGTTCGTTCATCTGCTGCCGGAGGGCCGCTGGCCCTCGACCAAGTCCGTGCAGGGATCCAACCACGCCGTCATGCAGCTGGCCCTGGACAGCCACACCGGCCGGGTGATCGTCACGTGCGCCATCGACAACCTGACCAAGGGGACCGCCGGCGGCGCCGTCCAGTCCATGAACATTGCCCTCGGCCTGGCGGAAACCGCCGGCCTCGACCTGCAGGGAGTCGCACCGTGA
- the argJ gene encoding bifunctional glutamate N-acetyltransferase/amino-acid acetyltransferase ArgJ, whose amino-acid sequence MSITAPQGFRAAGVTAGLKASGNPDLALVVNDGPSKAAAAVFTSNRVAAAPVHWSREVVKDGRVDAVILNSGGANACTGPQGFQNTHTTAEKTAEALGVSATDIFVCSTGLIGEQLPMEKILTGIGAATSALSSDGGPDAATAIMTTDSVSKQAVFTGTDANGNEFTIGGMAKGAGMLAPGLATMLVVLTTDADVRPDLLDAVLRDATRVTFDRADSDGCMSTNDTVVLLASGASGAAPSAVEFGKGLTQVCAELARKLIGDAEGASHDIAIRTFNAANERDAEVVSRAVARSNLFKAAIFGKDPNWGRVLSAVGTTDAAFEPDQLNVSMNGVQICRNGSIGEDRNLVDLEPREVLVEIDLQAGAAEATIWTNDLTHDYVHENSAYSS is encoded by the coding sequence GTGAGCATCACCGCCCCCCAGGGGTTCCGCGCCGCCGGAGTCACCGCCGGCCTCAAGGCCTCCGGCAACCCGGACCTCGCCCTCGTGGTCAACGACGGCCCGTCCAAGGCCGCCGCGGCCGTGTTCACGTCCAACCGGGTGGCCGCGGCCCCCGTGCACTGGTCCCGCGAAGTGGTCAAGGACGGCCGCGTCGACGCCGTCATCCTCAACTCCGGCGGCGCCAACGCCTGCACCGGCCCGCAGGGTTTCCAGAACACGCACACCACCGCCGAGAAGACCGCCGAGGCGCTGGGCGTTTCGGCAACGGACATCTTTGTCTGCTCCACCGGGCTGATCGGTGAGCAGCTTCCGATGGAGAAGATCCTCACCGGGATCGGCGCCGCCACGTCGGCGCTCAGCAGCGACGGCGGACCCGACGCCGCCACCGCGATCATGACCACGGACTCGGTATCGAAGCAGGCAGTGTTCACCGGCACCGACGCCAACGGCAACGAATTCACCATCGGCGGCATGGCCAAGGGCGCCGGCATGCTCGCCCCGGGGCTCGCCACGATGCTGGTGGTCCTCACGACGGACGCGGACGTCCGGCCGGACCTGCTCGACGCCGTGCTCCGCGACGCCACCAGGGTCACGTTTGACCGGGCGGACTCGGACGGCTGCATGTCCACCAACGACACCGTCGTGCTGCTGGCCTCCGGCGCCTCCGGCGCCGCGCCGTCCGCCGTCGAATTCGGCAAGGGCCTGACCCAGGTCTGCGCGGAACTGGCCCGCAAGCTGATCGGCGACGCCGAGGGCGCCAGCCACGACATCGCGATCCGCACCTTCAACGCCGCGAATGAGCGGGACGCCGAAGTGGTCAGCCGCGCCGTCGCCCGCTCCAACCTCTTCAAGGCCGCGATCTTCGGCAAGGACCCCAACTGGGGCCGCGTACTCTCCGCCGTCGGCACCACCGACGCAGCCTTCGAGCCTGACCAGCTCAACGTGTCCATGAACGGCGTGCAGATCTGCCGCAACGGCAGCATCGGCGAGGACCGGAATCTCGTGGACCTGGAGCCGCGCGAGGTCCTGGTCGAGATCGACCTGCAGGCCGGCGCCGCGGAGGCCACGATCTGGACCAACGACCTAACCCACGACTACGTCCACGAAAACAGCGCCTACTCAAGCTAG